The window CGTAGACAAATGAATTCGTTAAACTGCTCAGATAGGCGAGCGTCGTCAAAATAATTGCGACAATTGCCCCTATCGATGACCTATTGAGATACTGTTTCACTTATATTGATTAAGCCACAAAAAAAAATGACCGTAAACAATAGAAATAAGTTGCACAGTTATCTTTAATATCTATATTAAGTAAAACTAACCTATTTAAATCTATGGCTACAATCGCAAATAAATACTCCCAAAATGTATCAGGCAAATATTACGTTGATGATCAATGCATTGACTGTGACCTTTGCCGTGAGACAGCTCCTGATAATTTCACCAGAAATGATGATGGAGGTCATTCATATCTTTATAAACAACCTACATCCCCTGAAGAAGAAGAGCTTTGTAA is drawn from Verrucomicrobiota bacterium and contains these coding sequences:
- a CDS encoding ferredoxin, which encodes MATIANKYSQNVSGKYYVDDQCIDCDLCRETAPDNFTRNDDGGHSYLYKQPTSPEEEELCKQAMEGCPVEAIGSDGQ